From Nerophis lumbriciformis linkage group LG09, RoL_Nlum_v2.1, whole genome shotgun sequence, one genomic window encodes:
- the LOC133607603 gene encoding zinc finger Y-chromosomal protein isoform X6 → MDEDVTRLSIHSEEPKIILHGSETCVMALDGEEEGVAMGDIPEDGLDPEEQDDDQDGCGDYLMISLDEAGKMVSEDGTEVTVEGAVEDQEVEKDEDGQEVIKVYIFKADSGEDDMGESVDISDGDMDNVALTESSGQTLREKMVYMSVGDSHHQGNHGVEDSESCENGNGAASAFLHIDESDGVDEVGRQRNKTKRRSEPRQVQTAIIIGPYGQPLTVYPCMLCGKKFKSRGFLKRHTKNHHQEVLTRKKYQCTDCEFTTNKKASLHNHMEVHALSSKAPFECEMCGKEFHQQSALFSHRLQHHHREPKNQPPPPPPAKTHKCKFCDYETAEQGLLNRHLLAVHSKSFPHICVECGKGFRHPSELKKHMRTHTGEKPYSCMYCDYKSADSSNLKTHIKTKHSKEMPYKCERCFQTFAEEEELNQHGLTHEENKTHHCAHCDHKSSNSSDLKRHIISVHTKDYPHKCAVCGKGFHRPSELKKHSVAHRTKKLHQCRHCNFKNADPFVLSRHILSVHTKEQQASPERSEAKRTETNAPVAAPKKAASSGSAAAGQPARVSAASLASSVTVVIGKGQKERRIYQCQYCDYSTGDASGFKRHVISIHTKDYPHRCEICSKGFRRPSEKNQHIMRHHKDVVQAE, encoded by the exons ATGGATGAGGATGTCACCAGGCTTTCAATACATTCTGAAGAGCCTAAAATAATATTACACGGATCGG AAACCTGCGTAATGGCCTTGGACGGTGAGGAGGAAGGCGTCGCCATGGGTGACATCCCCGAAGACGGCCTCGACCCCGAAGAGCAGGACGACGATCAAGATGGCTGTGGAGATTATCTGATGATATCCT TAGACGAAGCTGGTAAAATGGTGTCGGAGGATGGCACAGAAGTAACCGTGGAAGGAGCTGTGGAGGACCAGGAAGTGGAGAAGGACGAGGACGGACAAGAAGTGATAAAAGTGTACATCTTCAAGGCTGACTCCGGAGAGGATGACATGG GAGAGTCTGTCGACATCAGCGATGGGGACATGGACAATGTGGCGCTGACAGAGTCTTCGGGCCAAACACTTCGAGAGAAGATGGTTTACATGTCTGTTGGCGACTCTCATCACCAAGGAAACCACG GTGTGGAGGACAGTGAGAGCTGCGAAAACGGCAATGGAGCAGCGAGCGCATTTCTGCACATCGACGAATCTGATGGCGTTGACGAAGTTGGCCGACAGCGCAACAAGACCAAGCGACGATCTGAGCCTCGACAAGTCCAAACAG CCATCATCATCGGTCCCTACGGTCAACCTCTGACAGTATATCCCTGCATGCTCTGCGGTAAAAAGTTCAAATCGCGAGGTTTCCTGAAACGGCACACCAAGAATCATCACCAGGAGGTTCTGACCAGGAAAAAGTACCAGTGCACAGACTGTGAGTTCACCACCAACAAGAAAGCCAGCCTCCATAACCACATGGAGGTGCACGCCCTGAGCAGCAAAGCGCCCTTCGAGTGTGAAATGTGCGGCAAGGAGTTCCACCAACAGTCGGCGCTTTTCTCCCACCGACTGCAGCACCACCACCGGGAGCCAAAGAAtcagccgccgccgccgccgcccgcCAAGACGCACAAATGCAAGTTCTGTGATTACGAAACTGCTGAGCAAGGACTGCTCAACCGACACTTGTTGGCCGTTCACAGCAAAAGCTTCCCGCACATCTGTGTGGAATGTGGCAAAGGCTTCCGTCACCCCTCGGAGTTGAAGAAACACATGCGCACGCACACGGGCGAGAAGCCTTACTCCTGCATGTACTGTGACTACAAGTCTGCTGACTCGTCTAACCTCAAGACTCACATTAAGACAAAGCATAGCAAGGAGATGCCATACAAGTGCGAGCGCTGTTTCCAGACATTTGCAGAGGAGGAGGAGCTGAACCAGCACGGACTGACACATGAGGAGAATAAGACCCACCATTGTGCCCACTGTGACCACAAAAGTTCCAACTCCAGCGACCTAAAACGCCACATCATATCTGTGCACACCAAGGACTACCCGCACAAATGTGCAGTGTGCGGCAAGGGGTTCCACCGGCCGTCTGAGCTCAAGAAGCATTCTGTCGCCCACCGCACCAAGAAACTCCACCAGTGCCGACACTGCAACTTCAAAAACGCAGACCCTTTTGTCCTCAGTCGCCATATTTTGTCTGTCCACACCAAGGAGCAGCAGGCCTCCCCTGAAAGGAGCGAGGCCAAAAGGACAGAGACAAACGCTCCTGTGGCGGCCCCTAAAAAGGCTGCATCTAGCGGCTCTGCTGCCGCCGGCCAGCCCGCTAGAGTTAGTGCAGCCAGCTTAGCCAGCAGCGTGACTGTGGTTATTGGCAAAGGACAGAAAGAACGTAGAATCTACCAGTGTCAGTACTGTGACTACAGCACGGGGGACGCTTCGGGATTCAAGCGACACGTTATTTCTATCCACACAAAGGACTACCCGCACCGCTGCGAGATCTGTTCTAAAGGCTTCCGGCGACCGTCGGAAAAGAACCAGCATATCATGCGCCACCACAAAGATGTGGTCCAGGCAGAGTGA
- the LOC133607603 gene encoding zinc finger Y-chromosomal protein 1 isoform X3, whose translation MDEDVTRLSIHSEEPKIILHGSDEGGADGQEFVVELQETVLVSEGEGEGMAVHRFAPDELVIQDAVEDVVSEYVHCDEDEDVAVETCVMALDGEEEGVAMGDIPEDGLDPEEQDDDQDGCGDYLMISLDEAGKMVSEDGTEVTVEGAVEDQEVEKDEDGQEVIKVYIFKADSGEDDMGESVDISDGDMDNVALTESSGQTLREKMVYMSVGDSHHQGNHGVEDSESCENGNGAASAFLHIDESDGVDEVGRQRNKTKRRSEPRQVQTAIIIGPYGQPLTVYPCMLCGKKFKSRGFLKRHTKNHHQEVLTRKKYQCTDCEFTTNKKASLHNHMEVHALSSKAPFECEMCGKEFHQQSALFSHRLQHHHREPKNQPPPPPPAKTHKCKFCDYETAEQGLLNRHLLAVHSKSFPHICVECGKGFRHPSELKKHMRTHTGEKPYSCMYCDYKSADSSNLKTHIKTKHSKEMPYKCERCFQTFAEEEELNQHGLTHEENKTHHCAHCDHKSSNSSDLKRHIISVHTKDYPHKCAVCGKGFHRPSELKKHSVAHRTKKLHQCRHCNFKNADPFVLSRHILSVHTKEQQASPERSEAKRTETNAPVAAPKKAASSGSAAAGQPARVSAASLASSVTVVIGKGQKERRIYQCQYCDYSTGDASGFKRHVISIHTKDYPHRCEICSKGFRRPSEKNQHIMRHHKDVVQAE comes from the exons ATGGATGAGGATGTCACCAGGCTTTCAATACATTCTGAAGAGCCTAAAATAATATTACACGGATCGG ATGAGGGTGGTGCCGACGGGCAGGAGTTTGTTGTGGAGCTTCAAGAGACTGTGTTGGTGTCTGAGGGCGAGGGTGAAGGCATGGCGGTGCACAGGTTTGCCCCAGACGAGCTAGTCATCCAGGATGCTGTTGAGGATGTGGTATCTGAGTATGTGCACTgcgatgaagatgaagatgtcgCTGTAGAAACCTGCGTAATGGCCTTGGACGGTGAGGAGGAAGGCGTCGCCATGGGTGACATCCCCGAAGACGGCCTCGACCCCGAAGAGCAGGACGACGATCAAGATGGCTGTGGAGATTATCTGATGATATCCT TAGACGAAGCTGGTAAAATGGTGTCGGAGGATGGCACAGAAGTAACCGTGGAAGGAGCTGTGGAGGACCAGGAAGTGGAGAAGGACGAGGACGGACAAGAAGTGATAAAAGTGTACATCTTCAAGGCTGACTCCGGAGAGGATGACATGG GAGAGTCTGTCGACATCAGCGATGGGGACATGGACAATGTGGCGCTGACAGAGTCTTCGGGCCAAACACTTCGAGAGAAGATGGTTTACATGTCTGTTGGCGACTCTCATCACCAAGGAAACCACG GTGTGGAGGACAGTGAGAGCTGCGAAAACGGCAATGGAGCAGCGAGCGCATTTCTGCACATCGACGAATCTGATGGCGTTGACGAAGTTGGCCGACAGCGCAACAAGACCAAGCGACGATCTGAGCCTCGACAAGTCCAAACAG CCATCATCATCGGTCCCTACGGTCAACCTCTGACAGTATATCCCTGCATGCTCTGCGGTAAAAAGTTCAAATCGCGAGGTTTCCTGAAACGGCACACCAAGAATCATCACCAGGAGGTTCTGACCAGGAAAAAGTACCAGTGCACAGACTGTGAGTTCACCACCAACAAGAAAGCCAGCCTCCATAACCACATGGAGGTGCACGCCCTGAGCAGCAAAGCGCCCTTCGAGTGTGAAATGTGCGGCAAGGAGTTCCACCAACAGTCGGCGCTTTTCTCCCACCGACTGCAGCACCACCACCGGGAGCCAAAGAAtcagccgccgccgccgccgcccgcCAAGACGCACAAATGCAAGTTCTGTGATTACGAAACTGCTGAGCAAGGACTGCTCAACCGACACTTGTTGGCCGTTCACAGCAAAAGCTTCCCGCACATCTGTGTGGAATGTGGCAAAGGCTTCCGTCACCCCTCGGAGTTGAAGAAACACATGCGCACGCACACGGGCGAGAAGCCTTACTCCTGCATGTACTGTGACTACAAGTCTGCTGACTCGTCTAACCTCAAGACTCACATTAAGACAAAGCATAGCAAGGAGATGCCATACAAGTGCGAGCGCTGTTTCCAGACATTTGCAGAGGAGGAGGAGCTGAACCAGCACGGACTGACACATGAGGAGAATAAGACCCACCATTGTGCCCACTGTGACCACAAAAGTTCCAACTCCAGCGACCTAAAACGCCACATCATATCTGTGCACACCAAGGACTACCCGCACAAATGTGCAGTGTGCGGCAAGGGGTTCCACCGGCCGTCTGAGCTCAAGAAGCATTCTGTCGCCCACCGCACCAAGAAACTCCACCAGTGCCGACACTGCAACTTCAAAAACGCAGACCCTTTTGTCCTCAGTCGCCATATTTTGTCTGTCCACACCAAGGAGCAGCAGGCCTCCCCTGAAAGGAGCGAGGCCAAAAGGACAGAGACAAACGCTCCTGTGGCGGCCCCTAAAAAGGCTGCATCTAGCGGCTCTGCTGCCGCCGGCCAGCCCGCTAGAGTTAGTGCAGCCAGCTTAGCCAGCAGCGTGACTGTGGTTATTGGCAAAGGACAGAAAGAACGTAGAATCTACCAGTGTCAGTACTGTGACTACAGCACGGGGGACGCTTCGGGATTCAAGCGACACGTTATTTCTATCCACACAAAGGACTACCCGCACCGCTGCGAGATCTGTTCTAAAGGCTTCCGGCGACCGTCGGAAAAGAACCAGCATATCATGCGCCACCACAAAGATGTGGTCCAGGCAGAGTGA
- the LOC133607603 gene encoding zinc finger Y-chromosomal protein 1 isoform X2, whose amino-acid sequence MMLSHQYLRDALHAYLANWVILPLPDEGGADGQEFVVELQETVLVSEGEGEGMAVHRFAPDELVIQDAVEDVVSEYVHCDEDEDVAVETCVMALDGEEEGVAMGDIPEDGLDPEEQDDDQDGCGDYLMISYEAGKMVSEDGTEVTVEGAVEDQEVEKDEDGQEVIKVYIFKADSGEDDMGESVDISDGDMDNVALTESSGQTLREKMVYMSVGDSHHQGNHGVEDSESCENGNGAASAFLHIDESDGVDEVGRQRNKTKRRSEPRQVQTAIIIGPYGQPLTVYPCMLCGKKFKSRGFLKRHTKNHHQEVLTRKKYQCTDCEFTTNKKASLHNHMEVHALSSKAPFECEMCGKEFHQQSALFSHRLQHHHREPKNQPPPPPPAKTHKCKFCDYETAEQGLLNRHLLAVHSKSFPHICVECGKGFRHPSELKKHMRTHTGEKPYSCMYCDYKSADSSNLKTHIKTKHSKEMPYKCERCFQTFAEEEELNQHGLTHEENKTHHCAHCDHKSSNSSDLKRHIISVHTKDYPHKCAVCGKGFHRPSELKKHSVAHRTKKLHQCRHCNFKNADPFVLSRHILSVHTKEQQASPERSEAKRTETNAPVAAPKKAASSGSAAAGQPARVSAASLASSVTVVIGKGQKERRIYQCQYCDYSTGDASGFKRHVISIHTKDYPHRCEICSKGFRRPSEKNQHIMRHHKDVVQAE is encoded by the exons ATGATGTTGAGCCATCAGTACTTAAGGGATGCTCTGCATGCTTATCTGGCTAACTGGGTAATCCTGCCTCTTCCAGATGAGGGTGGTGCCGACGGGCAGGAGTTTGTTGTGGAGCTTCAAGAGACTGTGTTGGTGTCTGAGGGCGAGGGTGAAGGCATGGCGGTGCACAGGTTTGCCCCAGACGAGCTAGTCATCCAGGATGCTGTTGAGGATGTGGTATCTGAGTATGTGCACTgcgatgaagatgaagatgtcgCTGTAGAAACCTGCGTAATGGCCTTGGACGGTGAGGAGGAAGGCGTCGCCATGGGTGACATCCCCGAAGACGGCCTCGACCCCGAAGAGCAGGACGACGATCAAGATGGCTGTGGAGATTATCTGATGATATCCT ACGAAGCTGGTAAAATGGTGTCGGAGGATGGCACAGAAGTAACCGTGGAAGGAGCTGTGGAGGACCAGGAAGTGGAGAAGGACGAGGACGGACAAGAAGTGATAAAAGTGTACATCTTCAAGGCTGACTCCGGAGAGGATGACATGG GAGAGTCTGTCGACATCAGCGATGGGGACATGGACAATGTGGCGCTGACAGAGTCTTCGGGCCAAACACTTCGAGAGAAGATGGTTTACATGTCTGTTGGCGACTCTCATCACCAAGGAAACCACG GTGTGGAGGACAGTGAGAGCTGCGAAAACGGCAATGGAGCAGCGAGCGCATTTCTGCACATCGACGAATCTGATGGCGTTGACGAAGTTGGCCGACAGCGCAACAAGACCAAGCGACGATCTGAGCCTCGACAAGTCCAAACAG CCATCATCATCGGTCCCTACGGTCAACCTCTGACAGTATATCCCTGCATGCTCTGCGGTAAAAAGTTCAAATCGCGAGGTTTCCTGAAACGGCACACCAAGAATCATCACCAGGAGGTTCTGACCAGGAAAAAGTACCAGTGCACAGACTGTGAGTTCACCACCAACAAGAAAGCCAGCCTCCATAACCACATGGAGGTGCACGCCCTGAGCAGCAAAGCGCCCTTCGAGTGTGAAATGTGCGGCAAGGAGTTCCACCAACAGTCGGCGCTTTTCTCCCACCGACTGCAGCACCACCACCGGGAGCCAAAGAAtcagccgccgccgccgccgcccgcCAAGACGCACAAATGCAAGTTCTGTGATTACGAAACTGCTGAGCAAGGACTGCTCAACCGACACTTGTTGGCCGTTCACAGCAAAAGCTTCCCGCACATCTGTGTGGAATGTGGCAAAGGCTTCCGTCACCCCTCGGAGTTGAAGAAACACATGCGCACGCACACGGGCGAGAAGCCTTACTCCTGCATGTACTGTGACTACAAGTCTGCTGACTCGTCTAACCTCAAGACTCACATTAAGACAAAGCATAGCAAGGAGATGCCATACAAGTGCGAGCGCTGTTTCCAGACATTTGCAGAGGAGGAGGAGCTGAACCAGCACGGACTGACACATGAGGAGAATAAGACCCACCATTGTGCCCACTGTGACCACAAAAGTTCCAACTCCAGCGACCTAAAACGCCACATCATATCTGTGCACACCAAGGACTACCCGCACAAATGTGCAGTGTGCGGCAAGGGGTTCCACCGGCCGTCTGAGCTCAAGAAGCATTCTGTCGCCCACCGCACCAAGAAACTCCACCAGTGCCGACACTGCAACTTCAAAAACGCAGACCCTTTTGTCCTCAGTCGCCATATTTTGTCTGTCCACACCAAGGAGCAGCAGGCCTCCCCTGAAAGGAGCGAGGCCAAAAGGACAGAGACAAACGCTCCTGTGGCGGCCCCTAAAAAGGCTGCATCTAGCGGCTCTGCTGCCGCCGGCCAGCCCGCTAGAGTTAGTGCAGCCAGCTTAGCCAGCAGCGTGACTGTGGTTATTGGCAAAGGACAGAAAGAACGTAGAATCTACCAGTGTCAGTACTGTGACTACAGCACGGGGGACGCTTCGGGATTCAAGCGACACGTTATTTCTATCCACACAAAGGACTACCCGCACCGCTGCGAGATCTGTTCTAAAGGCTTCCGGCGACCGTCGGAAAAGAACCAGCATATCATGCGCCACCACAAAGATGTGGTCCAGGCAGAGTGA
- the LOC133607603 gene encoding zinc finger Y-chromosomal protein 1 isoform X1, giving the protein MMLSHQYLRDALHAYLANWVILPLPDEGGADGQEFVVELQETVLVSEGEGEGMAVHRFAPDELVIQDAVEDVVSEYVHCDEDEDVAVETCVMALDGEEEGVAMGDIPEDGLDPEEQDDDQDGCGDYLMISLDEAGKMVSEDGTEVTVEGAVEDQEVEKDEDGQEVIKVYIFKADSGEDDMGESVDISDGDMDNVALTESSGQTLREKMVYMSVGDSHHQGNHGVEDSESCENGNGAASAFLHIDESDGVDEVGRQRNKTKRRSEPRQVQTAIIIGPYGQPLTVYPCMLCGKKFKSRGFLKRHTKNHHQEVLTRKKYQCTDCEFTTNKKASLHNHMEVHALSSKAPFECEMCGKEFHQQSALFSHRLQHHHREPKNQPPPPPPAKTHKCKFCDYETAEQGLLNRHLLAVHSKSFPHICVECGKGFRHPSELKKHMRTHTGEKPYSCMYCDYKSADSSNLKTHIKTKHSKEMPYKCERCFQTFAEEEELNQHGLTHEENKTHHCAHCDHKSSNSSDLKRHIISVHTKDYPHKCAVCGKGFHRPSELKKHSVAHRTKKLHQCRHCNFKNADPFVLSRHILSVHTKEQQASPERSEAKRTETNAPVAAPKKAASSGSAAAGQPARVSAASLASSVTVVIGKGQKERRIYQCQYCDYSTGDASGFKRHVISIHTKDYPHRCEICSKGFRRPSEKNQHIMRHHKDVVQAE; this is encoded by the exons ATGATGTTGAGCCATCAGTACTTAAGGGATGCTCTGCATGCTTATCTGGCTAACTGGGTAATCCTGCCTCTTCCAGATGAGGGTGGTGCCGACGGGCAGGAGTTTGTTGTGGAGCTTCAAGAGACTGTGTTGGTGTCTGAGGGCGAGGGTGAAGGCATGGCGGTGCACAGGTTTGCCCCAGACGAGCTAGTCATCCAGGATGCTGTTGAGGATGTGGTATCTGAGTATGTGCACTgcgatgaagatgaagatgtcgCTGTAGAAACCTGCGTAATGGCCTTGGACGGTGAGGAGGAAGGCGTCGCCATGGGTGACATCCCCGAAGACGGCCTCGACCCCGAAGAGCAGGACGACGATCAAGATGGCTGTGGAGATTATCTGATGATATCCT TAGACGAAGCTGGTAAAATGGTGTCGGAGGATGGCACAGAAGTAACCGTGGAAGGAGCTGTGGAGGACCAGGAAGTGGAGAAGGACGAGGACGGACAAGAAGTGATAAAAGTGTACATCTTCAAGGCTGACTCCGGAGAGGATGACATGG GAGAGTCTGTCGACATCAGCGATGGGGACATGGACAATGTGGCGCTGACAGAGTCTTCGGGCCAAACACTTCGAGAGAAGATGGTTTACATGTCTGTTGGCGACTCTCATCACCAAGGAAACCACG GTGTGGAGGACAGTGAGAGCTGCGAAAACGGCAATGGAGCAGCGAGCGCATTTCTGCACATCGACGAATCTGATGGCGTTGACGAAGTTGGCCGACAGCGCAACAAGACCAAGCGACGATCTGAGCCTCGACAAGTCCAAACAG CCATCATCATCGGTCCCTACGGTCAACCTCTGACAGTATATCCCTGCATGCTCTGCGGTAAAAAGTTCAAATCGCGAGGTTTCCTGAAACGGCACACCAAGAATCATCACCAGGAGGTTCTGACCAGGAAAAAGTACCAGTGCACAGACTGTGAGTTCACCACCAACAAGAAAGCCAGCCTCCATAACCACATGGAGGTGCACGCCCTGAGCAGCAAAGCGCCCTTCGAGTGTGAAATGTGCGGCAAGGAGTTCCACCAACAGTCGGCGCTTTTCTCCCACCGACTGCAGCACCACCACCGGGAGCCAAAGAAtcagccgccgccgccgccgcccgcCAAGACGCACAAATGCAAGTTCTGTGATTACGAAACTGCTGAGCAAGGACTGCTCAACCGACACTTGTTGGCCGTTCACAGCAAAAGCTTCCCGCACATCTGTGTGGAATGTGGCAAAGGCTTCCGTCACCCCTCGGAGTTGAAGAAACACATGCGCACGCACACGGGCGAGAAGCCTTACTCCTGCATGTACTGTGACTACAAGTCTGCTGACTCGTCTAACCTCAAGACTCACATTAAGACAAAGCATAGCAAGGAGATGCCATACAAGTGCGAGCGCTGTTTCCAGACATTTGCAGAGGAGGAGGAGCTGAACCAGCACGGACTGACACATGAGGAGAATAAGACCCACCATTGTGCCCACTGTGACCACAAAAGTTCCAACTCCAGCGACCTAAAACGCCACATCATATCTGTGCACACCAAGGACTACCCGCACAAATGTGCAGTGTGCGGCAAGGGGTTCCACCGGCCGTCTGAGCTCAAGAAGCATTCTGTCGCCCACCGCACCAAGAAACTCCACCAGTGCCGACACTGCAACTTCAAAAACGCAGACCCTTTTGTCCTCAGTCGCCATATTTTGTCTGTCCACACCAAGGAGCAGCAGGCCTCCCCTGAAAGGAGCGAGGCCAAAAGGACAGAGACAAACGCTCCTGTGGCGGCCCCTAAAAAGGCTGCATCTAGCGGCTCTGCTGCCGCCGGCCAGCCCGCTAGAGTTAGTGCAGCCAGCTTAGCCAGCAGCGTGACTGTGGTTATTGGCAAAGGACAGAAAGAACGTAGAATCTACCAGTGTCAGTACTGTGACTACAGCACGGGGGACGCTTCGGGATTCAAGCGACACGTTATTTCTATCCACACAAAGGACTACCCGCACCGCTGCGAGATCTGTTCTAAAGGCTTCCGGCGACCGTCGGAAAAGAACCAGCATATCATGCGCCACCACAAAGATGTGGTCCAGGCAGAGTGA
- the LOC133607603 gene encoding zinc finger Y-chromosomal protein isoform X4 has product MRVVPTGRSLLWSFKRLCWCLRARVKAWRCTETCVMALDGEEEGVAMGDIPEDGLDPEEQDDDQDGCGDYLMISLDEAGKMVSEDGTEVTVEGAVEDQEVEKDEDGQEVIKVYIFKADSGEDDMGESVDISDGDMDNVALTESSGQTLREKMVYMSVGDSHHQGNHGVEDSESCENGNGAASAFLHIDESDGVDEVGRQRNKTKRRSEPRQVQTAIIIGPYGQPLTVYPCMLCGKKFKSRGFLKRHTKNHHQEVLTRKKYQCTDCEFTTNKKASLHNHMEVHALSSKAPFECEMCGKEFHQQSALFSHRLQHHHREPKNQPPPPPPAKTHKCKFCDYETAEQGLLNRHLLAVHSKSFPHICVECGKGFRHPSELKKHMRTHTGEKPYSCMYCDYKSADSSNLKTHIKTKHSKEMPYKCERCFQTFAEEEELNQHGLTHEENKTHHCAHCDHKSSNSSDLKRHIISVHTKDYPHKCAVCGKGFHRPSELKKHSVAHRTKKLHQCRHCNFKNADPFVLSRHILSVHTKEQQASPERSEAKRTETNAPVAAPKKAASSGSAAAGQPARVSAASLASSVTVVIGKGQKERRIYQCQYCDYSTGDASGFKRHVISIHTKDYPHRCEICSKGFRRPSEKNQHIMRHHKDVVQAE; this is encoded by the exons ATGAGGGTGGTGCCGACGGGCAGGAGTTTGTTGTGGAGCTTCAAGAGACTGTGTTGGTGTCTGAGGGCGAGGGTGAAGGCATGGCGGTGCACAG AAACCTGCGTAATGGCCTTGGACGGTGAGGAGGAAGGCGTCGCCATGGGTGACATCCCCGAAGACGGCCTCGACCCCGAAGAGCAGGACGACGATCAAGATGGCTGTGGAGATTATCTGATGATATCCT TAGACGAAGCTGGTAAAATGGTGTCGGAGGATGGCACAGAAGTAACCGTGGAAGGAGCTGTGGAGGACCAGGAAGTGGAGAAGGACGAGGACGGACAAGAAGTGATAAAAGTGTACATCTTCAAGGCTGACTCCGGAGAGGATGACATGG GAGAGTCTGTCGACATCAGCGATGGGGACATGGACAATGTGGCGCTGACAGAGTCTTCGGGCCAAACACTTCGAGAGAAGATGGTTTACATGTCTGTTGGCGACTCTCATCACCAAGGAAACCACG GTGTGGAGGACAGTGAGAGCTGCGAAAACGGCAATGGAGCAGCGAGCGCATTTCTGCACATCGACGAATCTGATGGCGTTGACGAAGTTGGCCGACAGCGCAACAAGACCAAGCGACGATCTGAGCCTCGACAAGTCCAAACAG CCATCATCATCGGTCCCTACGGTCAACCTCTGACAGTATATCCCTGCATGCTCTGCGGTAAAAAGTTCAAATCGCGAGGTTTCCTGAAACGGCACACCAAGAATCATCACCAGGAGGTTCTGACCAGGAAAAAGTACCAGTGCACAGACTGTGAGTTCACCACCAACAAGAAAGCCAGCCTCCATAACCACATGGAGGTGCACGCCCTGAGCAGCAAAGCGCCCTTCGAGTGTGAAATGTGCGGCAAGGAGTTCCACCAACAGTCGGCGCTTTTCTCCCACCGACTGCAGCACCACCACCGGGAGCCAAAGAAtcagccgccgccgccgccgcccgcCAAGACGCACAAATGCAAGTTCTGTGATTACGAAACTGCTGAGCAAGGACTGCTCAACCGACACTTGTTGGCCGTTCACAGCAAAAGCTTCCCGCACATCTGTGTGGAATGTGGCAAAGGCTTCCGTCACCCCTCGGAGTTGAAGAAACACATGCGCACGCACACGGGCGAGAAGCCTTACTCCTGCATGTACTGTGACTACAAGTCTGCTGACTCGTCTAACCTCAAGACTCACATTAAGACAAAGCATAGCAAGGAGATGCCATACAAGTGCGAGCGCTGTTTCCAGACATTTGCAGAGGAGGAGGAGCTGAACCAGCACGGACTGACACATGAGGAGAATAAGACCCACCATTGTGCCCACTGTGACCACAAAAGTTCCAACTCCAGCGACCTAAAACGCCACATCATATCTGTGCACACCAAGGACTACCCGCACAAATGTGCAGTGTGCGGCAAGGGGTTCCACCGGCCGTCTGAGCTCAAGAAGCATTCTGTCGCCCACCGCACCAAGAAACTCCACCAGTGCCGACACTGCAACTTCAAAAACGCAGACCCTTTTGTCCTCAGTCGCCATATTTTGTCTGTCCACACCAAGGAGCAGCAGGCCTCCCCTGAAAGGAGCGAGGCCAAAAGGACAGAGACAAACGCTCCTGTGGCGGCCCCTAAAAAGGCTGCATCTAGCGGCTCTGCTGCCGCCGGCCAGCCCGCTAGAGTTAGTGCAGCCAGCTTAGCCAGCAGCGTGACTGTGGTTATTGGCAAAGGACAGAAAGAACGTAGAATCTACCAGTGTCAGTACTGTGACTACAGCACGGGGGACGCTTCGGGATTCAAGCGACACGTTATTTCTATCCACACAAAGGACTACCCGCACCGCTGCGAGATCTGTTCTAAAGGCTTCCGGCGACCGTCGGAAAAGAACCAGCATATCATGCGCCACCACAAAGATGTGGTCCAGGCAGAGTGA